The following DNA comes from Synechocystis sp. PCC 7509.
CATGTGCATCAGCCAGGTACAACCAAAGCAGAAGCACTTAGAAAAGCTCAGTTAAGTTTAATTTCTATTCCTAACAGTCATCCTGTCAAATGGTCTAGCTTTATCTTGGTCAATAATTAAAACAAAGGACAAATTAAATCTCCTTAGTTAGTTTGATAGCGCAACTCCATTACCAAGTTGGAGGGAATCTTTCGACAGACTTAAGCTTAATCAGGTTTCAAAATTTTGGTTTTTAATTTTTTATAGGCTAATTGCAAATTAAAGTAAATTACTACGGAAAACCCAATATGGCAGCGAATAATACCGAATTTACACTCCACGAGCAATCACAAAACTGGGAAAATTTTTGCCAGTACCACTTGGGTGATTGGTATGGAATTTGGACTAGATACTCTGCTAATGGAAAAGCAATTGAATCTTTTAAATGCGTGAGGTGCTTTCATCTAAGCGAAGATGGAAGCACTGTTCATCACCATAATGACTACACTTATGCTGATGGCAAAACTGAATCAAAAATCTTCGGTCCCTATAAAAAAACAATTACAACACCGCTATTTTTACACAATAGTTTTTCCTGGGGATCTACGGCAGTAAAATCATCGGTTCCTTTTGGTTTTGAAATTGGTTTTAGGCATGAGAATAAAGGGGCAAGTGCTGCTGTAATGTACGATAGCAACGGTGCATTGCAGCGTATAACAATCAGTCCTGAATACCTTGGAGACTTTGCTGAAGAATTTTTTCCATTTCTAGCTAATGAACTAAAAGGTAATTGGCAAGGAGTTCTTGAATCAATGACACATGATTTAAAAATTTTGAACTCAGAAGTAAGTCAATGGAAAAAGCTGGAGGATTTAAGCGAACATCAGTACACATTACACTTTCCTGGGGGCGTTTCCGTTAGTTGTCCAAAGCAAGTCGAGGATGGAAAAGAGATGATGTTTGTAGTAGACTTCCTTGTAAATCCTACTCTACTCCAACGTGGCATTAGGCATTTCAAAAAATCTGGTTTTGAAATTTTTACCCTAGAAACTTTTACTCTTGATTAATGAACAGATTACGAATACTTTCCTTTAAAATTTTTAAGTATAGTATTTTATTCTATACATTAGTTCCTTTATCTGTTGCAGGACAAATAGTGCCTGATGTAACTTTGCCTGTAAGTTCTTCTATCACAAATCAGGATCAATCTATCATCATTGAAGGAGGTAATAAAAGTGGAAGCAATTTGTTTCATAGTTTTGAAGAATTTTCTGTTCCTACTGGTAGTACAGTCTATTTTAATAATTCTCTAGACGTTCAAAACATTTTTAGCCGCGTAACAGGCTCGTCAATCTCCAATATTGACGGATTAATTCAAGCTAATGGCACAGCTAACTTATTTTTAATCAATCCTAATGGAACGATTTTTGGTCCTAATGCTTCATTAAATATTGGAGGATCTTTTCTCGCAAGTACGGCAAGTCATATTCAATTCGCTGATGGCACACAATTTAGTGCTAAAAGTTCTATGGCGACACCATTATTAACAATAAGTGTACCTATTGGACTAGGCTTGAGTAGTGGGTCGAACGGTGAGATCAAGGTTCAAGGTTCAAGCAGGAGTTTAGTTGATTTAACAACAACATTTGCACGGCTTACTGAAGCAGATAGGGTTACTGGTCTACAAGTGCAGCCGGGAAAAACTTTAGCTTTAGTAGGAGGAAATGTAGTTTTGGAAGGTGGTACTTTGACAGCACAAGGAGGAAGAGTTGAAATAGGTAGTGTTGACTCTGGCTTAGTCAAACTCAACTCCACTCCTGAAGGATGGTCGTTAGGTTACGAAGGTGTTTCTACATTCAAGAACATTCAGCTATCTCAAAGTGCTTTAGTAGATGCTAGTGGTAATGGTGGTGGTTTTGTTCAAGTTCAAGGTTCAGGCGTGAAGCTTACGGACGGTTCCGTTATACTAATTCAAAATCAAGGTTCGCAGCCGTCAGGAAACTTAAGTGTTAATGCGACAGAGTTTTTAGAATTAAGTGGAGCTTCTACAAATGGCGGTGTTCCCACTACGATAAGAACACAACCAATAAGTAGTGGAAATGGAGGAGATATTGTAGTTCGCACTGGACGTTTGCTAGTTCAAGATGGGGCGGGAATCAACAGTATAACTTATGGTTCTGGAAAAGGAGGTAATCTAAGTATCAATGTCTCTGATGCTACAGATGTACTTGGGTATTCCCCCATCCGCCCTAGTTTTAATAGTAACATTGCCGCTTACGCTTTTGGTGTAGGAAATGCAGGAAGTGTCACGGTATCAACCGAGGACTTAACTATTACTAATGGGGGAGCAGTTAACTCATCAACTTTGGGCATTGGTAAAGGTGGTAGTGTTGCCCTGAATATAGGTAATTCAGTAAAATTAACTGGCGCAAATCCTGGAACTTTTGCACCTAGCCTTATAGGAGCTTCAGCTTTTAATGTTGGAGATGCTGGTACTTTAATAATCAATACCTCAAAGTTAATAATTGAGGATGGGGGAGCCGTTAGTAGTTCTACTTTAGCATCTGCTTCTGCTGGAAGTGGTACTATCAACGCATCTGACTCGGTAGAAGTAAGTGGTAAGCTTCCAGACATTAAATCTGCTGGTATTATAAGTTCATCAGCTTACATCGCTGATCCAGTTGTTCAACAGATATTTGGGCTTCCGTTAAAACCCTCTGGTCGTTCTGGCGATATTACAGTTAATACTAATAAACTGAGTGTCAATAATGGTGGCTTAATAACTGTAAATAATGATGGAGAAGGTGACGCTGGTATTCTTAGAATTAATGCTAGTAATATTTTATTAAAAAATCAGGGACGAATTTCAGCAGCTACTGCTTCAGGGGAGGGAGGAAATGTAGATTTACAAACACGAAAATTGCAAATCATAGATGGTAGCTCAATTACTACTACTGCTAATGGAATAGGGAGCGGAGGCAACCTTGGTATTAATACTGACACGCTAGTTGCCCTAAGAAATAGCGATATTACAGCTAATGCCTTTAAGGGACGCGGCGGCAATATTCAAATTACTACTCAAGGGCTATTTCTATCTCCAGATAGCGATATTACAGCAAGCTCCCAGTTCGGAATTGATGGTAATATAAATATTCAAACATTTGGATTAGATATTAGAAACAGCATTACCCCCCTACAAAATAGGTTGGTCACTACAGAACAAGTGACCGCAGGCAGTTGTTTAGCTCGTCGCAACGTTGAGCGCGGTAGTTTTCTCATCACTGGTACTGGCGGTTTGCCCATCAATCCTTATTCTGGAATTGAAAGATGGGACAATCTAACAGAAGTCCAATCAGTAGAAAATGAAAAAGCTCAATCTCAAGAATTGTCACTGCCACCAGTTAATAACAATGCTAACCAGAGTTTATCTAGAAAATGGCAGCCAGGAGATCCAATTGTTGAAGCGCAAGCCTTAATTCTGAAAGCAGACGGTCGTGCCTCGCTGATAGCTTCGTCACCCCAACCAGAAATATCCAATGCTGATTTGCAGGTTTGTCAGGCAGAGCAAGCAAAATCCTAAAGTAAACATCAATCACGAATCATAATCAAAAATAATTATGATTTAGAAACTTACTAGCTAAGGACAAAATCTTAGAATGGTGCAACTCGAACAGAAAATGAAATCCCATTGTCTTGAAGCGAGTTGCCTTGCCGCTCGATAGAGATAAGTGGAATACCCCAATCCAAACTAGCTGATAACGAGTCATTCAACTGCCACCGCAACCCCAATCCTGTACTCAAAAGCGTCCCATCCGCAGAGTTTGCTTCATTATTGCCGTTGCTCCAGATTGTTCCTGCATCAATAAAAGGAACAATTTGCAACAACCCAAAGCCTTCAGGATCTCGAACAATGGGCAAACGTAGTTCTACCGTACCAGCAATCCCATTATCCCCTACTCGCTGGCTTGTTCTGTAGCTTCGTACCGTATCCACGCCGCCAATCGCAAACTGCTCTAGGGGCAATAAAGAATCGAGTGTCAGTTGGGCAGCGATACGCGAGATCACTACCGCGTCTTTCTGCTCGTTCAATGCCTGTACCCATTGCGCTTGTCCTTGCCAACTGAAAAATCGTCCATCTGTACCCGTGTTATTAACAGTGGCATCCAATACTCCCACGCCCAAGCTAAAAGTAGACCTGGCGGCTAATACTGTGTTAGGGCTACGGCGATTAAGCCAGTCAGTGCTAAACCGTAAGACGCTAACTTTGGACTCCCCATTCTCCGGTCCTTCGGTAAAAGAGAAAGGTTCGTCGTCAAACAAAAACGTGCGGCTGCGACGCAACTGAGCAGACACCCCAAATGCCAATTCCTCTGTCGGAGTAAGAATAACTGGTTGGCGAAAATCAAAAGCGTAGGTTTGAGCGCGCCCTGTAATATCAAGCGGTGCGAAAGGCTCAGAGATAATTCTATTTCTGCCTCTGGTGTAGCGAAAGCCAAGTTTACCATTACGAGCATTAATGGGAATTTCATAACTAAAGCTGTAACTATTTACCCCTTTGGTAATTCCTACTGCTGCATTGAAGCGATCGCCTACTCCTAGCAAATTGTTGTAACCTAAAGCTGCTGTCGCACCAACAGAACCCACGCTAGGGACTTCCCGATTATCGATAACTAAAGCAGCATCTATTGGCGGAGCTTCCTTGAACTTCACAATCAGAACATTTAGCCCAGGTCTTGTCCCGGCTGTTAGTTCAGCTTGCACTTGGCTAAAGAGGGGGTCGTTTTGCAGCAGTTGTAATCCTGCATTTAATTGTTGTAGGTTCAGGGGTTTAGAACCCGCAAGGCGAAGGCGAGAACGTACATAACCTGGTTTCAACCTTGTTAAGCCGTAAATGTCAATTCTTTCTAATTCTCCTTCTATTATTTGAACTTGGACTACGCCATCGTCAATCTCTTGGGGAGGCAAGAATGCCCCTGATGTTTCATAACCATTGCTAACGTACAATTCATTTATTGCCGTTCTGATCTCTAATAACTGTTCATAACTTAATTCTTGCCCTACAAATGGGCGTACAGCCTGTGTTAGTTCTTCAGAAGAAAAGACTGTACTTCCATTTACTTCTATCTTCTTTACTTTGACTTTTGTGGTTACAGCAGGAGTAAGAGGAGGGCTAGGAGATAGCTTGGGCGCAAGCAGGGGTGAAGGATTAGGAGTTGGTAGTGTGCTGGGTAAAGGTGGTGGTGTAGGTTGTTCTTCAAGAGTTCCTAATGGAATAGAAGGAACTTGAGCAATAACTTTTCTAGATTGCTTGTAGTCTACTGCACTAGCAGACATCTTTGCTAAGATAGGATAATTCCAGCATAAGCACATCGAACTTGTGCAAGCCATGAGTAAGTAAAAGTTCATGAAATAATGGGGCGATCTTTAAAATTTGCGGTCAATCTGCCTGTTTGAGTTAGCTCTTGGCAAAACTGAAGACTTCGATAGTGAATTAGATTTTACTCTATTTATTCCTCAAAAATTGAGCTATGGCAATCAAAATTTTAATTGCAGATGACGAAATACTTTTTAAGCGAGTAATTAATCACTTCTTTGATTTACGAATTAAAGAGGGTAAGTACGAATTTTATTACGCTACCGATGGTAAGGAAGCTTTGGAGAAACTTACCTCTGGGCTGAAAATAGATATAGTGCTGGTTGATATTCGGATGCCAGAGATGGATGGTCTAACATTAATCAAAAAATTAAATGAAAAAGGTGTCCCGGCTAAAACAATCATCATTTCTGCTTATCCAGATATACCTAATATTAGGAAAGCAATGAATGAGGGAACATTTGATTTTTTAGTCAAACCAATTGACCTTAAAGAACTAGAAGAATGTATTAACAAGCTTTTTCAGCTAAATAAACAAAGTACGAAGTTAGCAAGACCAGCAGAAACTAAACAAGCTGGGAAAATTAAGTCTCTACTGTCTGACCCCTCAAGTCAGAAAATAACTCCAAGTATTGCTTATAAGATCGTTAAACAATTACAAGTACCTCAGCAAATTGGAGTTATCAATCGGCTGATCGAAAACTTCAATATTGAAGAAATAGACGATCTTAAATATAGACTAGAATCTCAAGAATATATTGCGCTTGAGAGACAAGAAAAGAGGGAGGAGATTGCCCAGGAAGTTTATGAGCGCTTGGGATTGGATCAACAAAAGTTACCTCTACTTGCTCTAGAACAGGGATATATTGAGGAGCGAGTTGTGCAAAGAAAGTCTGCTTCTGGAGAAATTAAAGAACCCAGTATTCACCTATATCTACGCTGGACTGATGAGGGATGCAAAGGGTACTATTTAGGACCAGCCGCCGCTCTTGATGAAAAAGCCAAAACTATCCTTTCCATAATAGGCTACTCTCAGGATGAAAAACAGTTCGCTCAAGCTTTACCTAAAAAAGACGTGATAGAACCACCGAGCAACGATACTATAGAGGTAAAATCTACGTTTAAGAACCCAATTAGACTGTATGGCAAAGATTTTAAAGCGAAATAGCTATTTTATAAGATTTAGAATCACAAACAAAATAATTGTGTTTATAAAGTTGTGAGAAGATTTTGACGGTTTAATCAATCCTGCGAATGACATTGGTTGCATTTCACCCAATTTCAATTATCCGAAAGTATCATTTCTATTTCCGCAATCAATCGTTCTAGTTTTTTTTGTTTTTTAGCATCAGTTAATGCTTTGGTCTGTTTTAGTTGCTTCGCTATTATTAAAATTCGGTCTGCAATCTCATTTTTTGGAGATTTATCGCTCTCCTCTGGCTTTAACCTTAATTTAACAGAGGTAACTAAAGCCTTAGTTTCAGAAACGCTTAAGTCTTGTTCTAAGACTATTTTTATTATTTTGTCTCTTTCTTGATAAGCTTCTTCTTCAGAAACGTTTAATCCTTTGCCAGATATTGACGCAATAGCAAGCGCGTGAGCGCCCTTCAGTCCTTGTTACCGGATAGCTATTTTCAAATCCGTAGGTAGAGATAGCATCGGGAGTAAATTTGCCTTAACAGATCCCGGATTTAGCCCTAAGTCTAACAGCACCATTAGTAAGCTTTGTTCTTTTTCAGTAACCTTCATAGAAGCTAGGGCAGAGGTTTGTTCTTGGCTACTAACACCTACAAGCTGGGTTAATAACTTATTTTTTCCATCCCGTTCAATCCGTTTTAAAACAGTAGCTAAGGTAGTAGAGATTTCTCCAGATTCAAGTTTTGTTATCTTAGTAACTTCTCGCACGATAGCTTCAGCTTTATCGAGCGGATTCAAGTCTTCAAAATGAAGAAAAGTAAGCAAGGAGTCATGATTGAGGTCTTTAGGCATTGGCACAATTACCGTAGAAATTGTTTCCCATCCTAAAGCCTTTGCCGCTTCCCATCGTAATTGCCCGTCTAGAAGTATGTAACGATTATTTTCTTGAGGGATTAAAATTATCGGAGTGATTTGACCGTGCTTACTTAGAGAATGAGCTTTTACAGTGATAGCGGAGGCTGGGATAGTTTGTCTTGGTTGCTCTGGATTAGGATCGATTAAATCGACTTTTACTTGCTTTTTACCCGACAATTCTAGTTGTTCGCGTAACGAATCAATTTGCAACTCTAATTGTTCTGTTTGGGAATTGGTTCTTAATTTCTGAATTTCCTCTTGTAGTTCGATAATCTTGTTTTCTTGAACAGTTTTTTGGACTGCGCCACTAAATCTATCGCCTATTTTTGGTAGTACCATTATTTGTTGCCAGTTTTGATTAAGTTACTTAGATCGTTAGCGATCGCCTTAAAGTCGTTGCAAGCTTGATGAGCCGGACGATATTTTTGTAAAGGTAATCCATTTGCTGAGGCATTTTTAAATTCACTGGAATCGCGGATTTTAGGATATACCTTAATTTTTAGTGTTTCAGCTATAGCAGGCAGTTGTTGCAAATAAGATTTGTGGATAGCCCGTCTTTCATCGTACATACTTGGGACAAATCCTAATATTGGCGGTCGGGGACTAAGGTGTAGTTCATCTGCTGTAGTTATACACCACTCGACCAATTCTGCGGCTCCGGCTATGCTTTTCATCTCTAACTGGACTGGAACCAAAATATAATTACTAGCAGCTAGAGCATTCACGTTTAGCATTCCCAAGGTTGCCGGACAATCTAAGATCGTTAAATCGTGAGGTAATGGATAGGACTTTAATCTGTCAGCAAGTACATACTCTCCGCGCTTGCGAATTACAAGCTCGTTAGCTACTTCACTTAATCGTGGATGACCCTGACATACTTCTACTTTATCGTTGCCCCAACAAGAAACCAAAGGATAGTTGCCTTTAAAATCTTTAGAAAACAACTGAGCTATAGTGCGATCGCTTTCCGATGCTGGTAATCCGCAAAAAACATCTAGGGATCTTTGCGGATCTAGGTCAAGTAAGGCAACAGAAAAGTTGCGACGACTCATTTCGTAGGCTAGGTGTACGCCTAAAGTCGTTTTTCCTACGCCACCAGCATTTGCCAAAATTGAGAGGACAATGGACATAGTAGAAAATAACAGTCCTATTATTTGTGTCGTATATTAAAATACTACAGCTTAGATCGCTTTTTCGGGAGGTGCATACTAAGCTCTCAACCTTCTACAATTTGGGTTACTAAGCTAGTAATAGAACTAGCCTGTTATCCGTCCTTATTAGTGTGCTTGAGCATACTATGCGATCGCTTGCTCAAAAAATTATTTTCAGAACTGGAAAATTACCAGTAATGCGATCGCGCTTTCAACTACCGCAAACTTTCACAAGCTACCCCATCAGAATCGCCGTCCAGTCTAAATTTATCCCCAGGAAAAGCCTTTAGCACTTGCTGCGCCTGAGCCTGAGTTTTGAAATCGCTACAATTGCAATCGCTATTGGTGCAATTTGGTAGGGATTGAGTTTTTACAGATGGAGCTACTTTAACTGTCTGAGGATTACTACTAAGCTTCCCCCGCCTGTAATCCCAAGGCATCACAGGTGACTTTTGATTCCAAAAGCCAAACCGTTGCTTTTTCGCTTGTGTTTCTGCCTGTAAATACTGGTCTTTAGTAGCAGCACACCCACTGAGGTACTGGCGGTAAACCACTGCTTGACCGTCTTTGACCATTTGCAAGTTAACCGATTTCTTTCCCGCATATAACTCGGCTACAGTCCTACCATAGAGATCGCGCGTTATCGTGCGGACTTGTACCGCCGTACCTGGGGGTAGCAATTGCTTGAGCCTAGAAGTCGATTGTTGTCCCCAAGGATTTTGAGCGCGTTCTGGAGCGTCAACGCAAGCAAGTCGTACTGTGGTCACTTGACCTGACTTACGGACACGCAGGGTATCGCCGTCGCCTATGCTGATGACGGTAGCGGGGGTATTCTGAGCTAGGGCTATGGAGGGCGCTAACAATAGGGGGAAAACTAAAAAGGTTCTAGCTAATAAGCTTTTCAAGGGGATTTTGCAGAGTTAGGAAGTGGATGCTATTAGTATTCCCAAATTATTAACACCTTAAACAATTTACTGCTTAATTTTCCACATCCGGTCGTCAAACTTAAATTCTAACGGTGGCTCCAAAGTAATCTGCAAATCAGGGTACTGAGGATTAAGCAGGTAGTTAAATTCGACGGGAACAATAGCGGATGGAACTCTAAGCACGGCTGTCTCTTGCTTTTGTAACCACTGCTTACCAATATTCTGCAAAACAGGATAAGCGGCTATACTTTGCCAATTCTCCGGTAAGCTATCTACGTCTACTACCGTCATCGCAATGTTTTCTGGCAAAAAAGCACGGATAGCAACCAAAGGAATGCGATCGCTCTCGGTATGGACAAAAACCTCTAGGCTTGCAAGAGCTAAACTTTCAGCCGTATAAACAACCTTAAATCCTTGAGGAGTCCATCTTGCTGAAGCGTAAAGCCCACCCATCCCAGAAAAGGCGCTATCCAGGTGTTTTCGGTTACAAATTCGCCAAACCTGCACTACCCAAACATCCCATATTCAGCACGATACAGCATTTCTTCAACGGTTTTAGCTCCAGCATCGGTAGCTAGGGCTTGTAAGGGTGTTTCTCCCGACAGTGCAGTTTTTGGAGTAGAAAGCCAGCGCTTAGTTTCGCCTTCGTCCTCAAATAACTCCAGCGCTTGTTTAACAATACGGTTAAAGCGTTCTATTCTATCAACAACAGCTATTTTGAGGACGAGATTTTGCTTTTCATAGCGAAACTGAGTGCTTTCGGGGATGCCAAATAAGTATCTTATATCGGTTTTGTTTAAATCAAAGCGTTTGGCTATCTCTTTAATAGAGTGATACTTTTTGTCGCTTGTTGAAGCATTCTGTTGTTTGCCCACTGCGACTGCACGAAATGAATCAACTTGGGTAGTAGCTTTAACCATAATTGTTTTACTTCATTTGATATTTTAATTCTATCAAATGAAACTCACCAATAGTTTTACTGTTTTTGCATCACCGCCAAAACCTTTCGCGCTACCTCCACCGGAACTAATGCCGAGGCTGCCGCATCCCGCAGGCGATCGCCCTGGTGCAGCGCGGCAATTATTCTCTGTGATGAGGGTTTAGCAAGGAAATTTTGGTGTAAATTTGCTGATATGCGATCGCTGACCTGCCCATCTGCTAAAACCATAGAGAGAAAATCATCCTGCTTGCCGCCGATAACCTCTTGCTCTACTTTTGATAGCACTTTTGCTTGCATTTGGTGCAGGTCGCGTTCTACTACTTGAGTTTCGTTCGTGAACTTAAAGTATTCCGTTAAACTGCCGATTGGGTAGTTGAATTCAGAGTAGCGATATTTAAAATAACGTTCCACGTTGGCTCGATGGGCCCAAGTTCCCAGCACTTCAATTTTTACTACCTCATAATGCGATCGCATATCTCGATATATTTCTACTAGCCTACTGTCGATAGAACGAGTTGTTATACCGATTTTGTGAAACACCTGCCCATCAGCCTGCACTTTCAGGTAGTACAAACTAGCTTCCAAAATTTTCCGCATCTGAGCGCTGTAAATCCGCAGATCAGCCAAGCGAACCCGTAGCTCCTCAAGCGGCAGCACCGAGCCAGAGTTGTCGAAAATAGTAGCCTCCAGGTGTGCCAGCTTTTGCTCTATCAATGGCTCTTGTACACTATTGAATACGGATAGAGGCAATGTGCCAACCGGGATTTGCCCTAGCTGAGTAAATTGGTAAGCTTTTCGCTCTGTCGCGGCGTTTACGTTTGGCGAAGTCTCTAGTAAATTTTCTCTGGTAAAAGCTGGTAATACCTCTAGGCGGTCGATGCCATTATTGTGAGCCTTGTGTCTTTGCCAAAGTTTTTTTAGCTGCTCTAGCTCCTCGCCTGTCAAATAGATATTGAAAGCATCGTACAACGGTAAATGCGGTACGTCGCGCGGCTCTCGCTTGATAACTAAGTTGCAAGTTTCTCCAGCGTGGGCGAAATGATGCTCTTTAATCTTGCCTTTTTTGGCGATTAGTGCTTTGCCACAGTACGGACATATTAAATTAGTTCTCCCACTGGCTACATCCTCAATTTCGATTAGTTGATTATCGGTATCAACGCCGTACCTCAGCCACATACAAATCTCGCTTCTTACTTGACAGCTTCCTATAAAACCATTTGTTAAATGTCAAGTGTTTTACGTGTCGCGACAGAGTATTGTCGGTTAGTTGACGCGAAAAGGAAGTTCAGATCGAAACGACAACTACAGATCGCTTGCGAATAGAAACATAAAAAATAGCTCGGTTAGGATGATTGAGAATTATTCGAGCGATTAGTAGCAGCCTGACGACGGTAGCTGTCAGACTTAATCTCAAAGATCGTGCCATGATGAACTAAGCGGTCTACAGCAGCAACCGTCATCATTGAATCGGAAAAAATCGTATCCCACTGACTGAAAGGCTGATTAGCAGTGATGAGAAGACTTTTGCGCTCATAGCGATGAGCAATCAACTCAAACAAGACCGAAGTTTCCGCCTCAGACTTTTTGACATAGCCCAGATCGTCAAGCACCAGCAAGTCGAAGCGGTCGAGCTTTCTGAGTAAAGCTGGCAGTTGCAATTGCAGTTTAGCGTGCTGCAACTCTTGGACTAGAGCATTAGCCGCAAAGAACTTAGCCCGCTTGCCCAACTCCACCATCCGACGAGTTAAACCAGCAGCCAGATGAGTCTTCCCTACTCCAGAGGGACCAAAAATTAGACAATTTCCAGCCCGCTCCAACCAAGCAGGATCTTCAGCCAACTGCATTAGCGGTGCAGGATTGAACTGAGGGCAATGCCTAAAATCAAAGTTGGAAAAACTTTTTGCGGTGGGAAGTTGAGCTTCGGCGAGGGTCCGTTGCAACCGGAGCGCGTTGCGGCGATGTGTTTCTTGTTCGCATAATGCTAGTAAGAATTTGGCATAAGACCATTGCTCCTGTATAGCCTGGTGTTCCAATGATTCCCAGTGAGCGAGCATATGAGTCAGTTTGAGTTGCTTGAGGTAAAGAATTAGCTGCTGGTGAGGACTGGGGGCTATTATTGGGGAAATCGGACTGGGGATTATGCCCGTGGGGTTTGGACTCAATGAGTTGGTCATAGCTAGAGAGATCGTGTTGTGTAACGGTCAATTGTGGAAAACTTTCAAGACAATGCTGCCGAAATTGCTGTTGGAGTCTTTTTAGAGTTAGGGTTTGAGCTTTTAATTCTCGTTCTAAATAGTCAGCGACA
Coding sequences within:
- a CDS encoding DUF3598 family protein is translated as MAANNTEFTLHEQSQNWENFCQYHLGDWYGIWTRYSANGKAIESFKCVRCFHLSEDGSTVHHHNDYTYADGKTESKIFGPYKKTITTPLFLHNSFSWGSTAVKSSVPFGFEIGFRHENKGASAAVMYDSNGALQRITISPEYLGDFAEEFFPFLANELKGNWQGVLESMTHDLKILNSEVSQWKKLEDLSEHQYTLHFPGGVSVSCPKQVEDGKEMMFVVDFLVNPTLLQRGIRHFKKSGFEIFTLETFTLD
- a CDS encoding filamentous hemagglutinin N-terminal domain-containing protein, which translates into the protein MNRLRILSFKIFKYSILFYTLVPLSVAGQIVPDVTLPVSSSITNQDQSIIIEGGNKSGSNLFHSFEEFSVPTGSTVYFNNSLDVQNIFSRVTGSSISNIDGLIQANGTANLFLINPNGTIFGPNASLNIGGSFLASTASHIQFADGTQFSAKSSMATPLLTISVPIGLGLSSGSNGEIKVQGSSRSLVDLTTTFARLTEADRVTGLQVQPGKTLALVGGNVVLEGGTLTAQGGRVEIGSVDSGLVKLNSTPEGWSLGYEGVSTFKNIQLSQSALVDASGNGGGFVQVQGSGVKLTDGSVILIQNQGSQPSGNLSVNATEFLELSGASTNGGVPTTIRTQPISSGNGGDIVVRTGRLLVQDGAGINSITYGSGKGGNLSINVSDATDVLGYSPIRPSFNSNIAAYAFGVGNAGSVTVSTEDLTITNGGAVNSSTLGIGKGGSVALNIGNSVKLTGANPGTFAPSLIGASAFNVGDAGTLIINTSKLIIEDGGAVSSSTLASASAGSGTINASDSVEVSGKLPDIKSAGIISSSAYIADPVVQQIFGLPLKPSGRSGDITVNTNKLSVNNGGLITVNNDGEGDAGILRINASNILLKNQGRISAATASGEGGNVDLQTRKLQIIDGSSITTTANGIGSGGNLGINTDTLVALRNSDITANAFKGRGGNIQITTQGLFLSPDSDITASSQFGIDGNINIQTFGLDIRNSITPLQNRLVTTEQVTAGSCLARRNVERGSFLITGTGGLPINPYSGIERWDNLTEVQSVENEKAQSQELSLPPVNNNANQSLSRKWQPGDPIVEAQALILKADGRASLIASSPQPEISNADLQVCQAEQAKS
- a CDS encoding ShlB/FhaC/HecB family hemolysin secretion/activation protein, which encodes MSASAVDYKQSRKVIAQVPSIPLGTLEEQPTPPPLPSTLPTPNPSPLLAPKLSPSPPLTPAVTTKVKVKKIEVNGSTVFSSEELTQAVRPFVGQELSYEQLLEIRTAINELYVSNGYETSGAFLPPQEIDDGVVQVQIIEGELERIDIYGLTRLKPGYVRSRLRLAGSKPLNLQQLNAGLQLLQNDPLFSQVQAELTAGTRPGLNVLIVKFKEAPPIDAALVIDNREVPSVGSVGATAALGYNNLLGVGDRFNAAVGITKGVNSYSFSYEIPINARNGKLGFRYTRGRNRIISEPFAPLDITGRAQTYAFDFRQPVILTPTEELAFGVSAQLRRSRTFLFDDEPFSFTEGPENGESKVSVLRFSTDWLNRRSPNTVLAARSTFSLGVGVLDATVNNTGTDGRFFSWQGQAQWVQALNEQKDAVVISRIAAQLTLDSLLPLEQFAIGGVDTVRSYRTSQRVGDNGIAGTVELRLPIVRDPEGFGLLQIVPFIDAGTIWSNGNNEANSADGTLLSTGLGLRWQLNDSLSASLDWGIPLISIERQGNSLQDNGISFSVRVAPF
- a CDS encoding response regulator; translated protein: MAIKILIADDEILFKRVINHFFDLRIKEGKYEFYYATDGKEALEKLTSGLKIDIVLVDIRMPEMDGLTLIKKLNEKGVPAKTIIISAYPDIPNIRKAMNEGTFDFLVKPIDLKELEECINKLFQLNKQSTKLARPAETKQAGKIKSLLSDPSSQKITPSIAYKIVKQLQVPQQIGVINRLIENFNIEEIDDLKYRLESQEYIALERQEKREEIAQEVYERLGLDQQKLPLLALEQGYIEERVVQRKSASGEIKEPSIHLYLRWTDEGCKGYYLGPAAALDEKAKTILSIIGYSQDEKQFAQALPKKDVIEPPSNDTIEVKSTFKNPIRLYGKDFKAK
- a CDS encoding ParB/RepB/Spo0J family partition protein, which gives rise to MVLPKIGDRFSGAVQKTVQENKIIELQEEIQKLRTNSQTEQLELQIDSLREQLELSGKKQVKVDLIDPNPEQPRQTIPASAITVKAHSLSKHGQITPIILIPQENNRYILLDGQLRWEAAKALGWETISTVIVPMPKDLNHDSLLTFLHFEDLNPLDKAEAIVREVTKITKLESGEISTTLATVLKRIERDGKNKLLTQLVGVSSQEQTSALASMKVTEKEQSLLMVLLDLGLNPGSVKANLLPMLSLPTDLKIAIR
- a CDS encoding ParA family protein; its protein translation is MSIVLSILANAGGVGKTTLGVHLAYEMSRRNFSVALLDLDPQRSLDVFCGLPASESDRTIAQLFSKDFKGNYPLVSCWGNDKVEVCQGHPRLSEVANELVIRKRGEYVLADRLKSYPLPHDLTILDCPATLGMLNVNALAASNYILVPVQLEMKSIAGAAELVEWCITTADELHLSPRPPILGFVPSMYDERRAIHKSYLQQLPAIAETLKIKVYPKIRDSSEFKNASANGLPLQKYRPAHQACNDFKAIANDLSNLIKTGNK
- a CDS encoding thermonuclease family protein, yielding MKSLLARTFLVFPLLLAPSIALAQNTPATVISIGDGDTLRVRKSGQVTTVRLACVDAPERAQNPWGQQSTSRLKQLLPPGTAVQVRTITRDLYGRTVAELYAGKKSVNLQMVKDGQAVVYRQYLSGCAATKDQYLQAETQAKKQRFGFWNQKSPVMPWDYRRGKLSSNPQTVKVAPSVKTQSLPNCTNSDCNCSDFKTQAQAQQVLKAFPGDKFRLDGDSDGVACESLR